In Limisphaerales bacterium, the DNA window CGCAATCTTGGGCGGGCTCTTTGGTGACGTGAGCGGGATTGCGGCGGTGTTGGTTAATAACGCGCCGTATTTGCTTTCGATGAAATTTTCTCGCGATCACGAACGGGAAGCCGATGCGATGGGATTCGAATATTTGATGAAAGCAAATATTGATCCGCGCGGGATGGTGAATTTTTTTGAGACGATCCAAAAGGAACAAGCGGAAGCGGAGGGGCCGGACATGAACGGCGCGTTATCTGTGTTAAGCACGCACCCGGCCACGCAGGAACGGATCGATACACTAAACGCGCTGATCAAAGCAAAAGCCGGCACCGGGCCGTATCGGACATTGGACTTGGACTTTGAGGCGTTTCAAGGGAAACTCCGGGACGCGCTTAACAGATAGGGATAATCGTATGCAAAGTACAATAGAAGGCGCACCGGCCTTCGCTTATATAAACGTGGATCTTGAGCCTGGGGAAACCATCATCGCCGAGTCCGATGCGATGAGCAGCATGGCCGCGGATCTGGATATGGACGCCAAATTCAATGGCGGGTTTTTCAGCGGGCTGGCCAAAGCCTTCCTCGGCGGCGAAAGCCTGTTCGTCAACCATTTCACCAACAACACCCCCGGCGTCCGGCGGGTTTCGCTGGTGCAAGGCACCCCGGGCAACACCCGCGAGATTGATCTCAACGGCCAAACCCTGTGCCTGCAACCCGGCGCCTACATCGCCAGCACCCCGGAAGTGAAGCTGGGCGTGAAATGGGCCGGGTTCAAGTCGTGGTTTGCCAAGGAAGGCCTCTTCAAGCTCACCGTGAGCGGCCACGGCCGCGTCTGGTACGGCGCCTACGGCGGCTTGCTTGAAAAGCAGGTGGACGGCGAATACATCGTGGACACCTCGCACCTCGTGGCCTACGAGCCGCAAATGCAATTGAAAATCCAACTTGCCGGCGGATTATTTAGCAGCTTCGCCGGCGGCGAAGGCTTTGTCACCCGGGTGGAAGGCAAGGGCAAAATCGTCGTGCAAACCCGCAGCCTCAGCGGCCTGGCTGACTGGGTGAACCCACGGATCTAGCCCGCCATGCACGTGGACATCACCCATCGGCCGGGAAACTCTGCCGCACGCGTGAGCCTGCAGCCCGGCGAAACCGTCACCGCTGAAGGCGGCGCCATGATCGCCATGAGCGGCAACATGAACGTGCAAACCACCACCCACAAGCGCGACCAAGGCTCCATCCTAGGCGCGCTCAAGCGGCTGGTCACCGGCGAGAGCCTGTTCCTCAACCACTTCACCGCCCAAGGCGCCCCCGGTGAAGTGTTCTTTGGCACCGCGTTGGCCGGCGATATGATGCAATTCGAGATGGGCCATGGCCCCGCCATGCTCGTGCAAGCCGGCAGCTACGTAGCCAGTGCCCCCGGAGTGAACATGGACATGAGCTGGCAAGGTTTCGGCAAGGCGCTCTTCTCCGGCGAAAGCATGTTTTGGATCAAGCTCAACGGCCAAGGACCGGTGATCATCAACTCCTTTGGCGCCATTTACCCCATCCAAGTGAACGGCCAATACATCGTGGACACCGGCCACATCGTGGCCTTTGAAGAATCTCTCAATTTCGAAATCAGCAAAGCCGGCAAAAGCTGGCTGTCCTCCTTCCTCGGCGGGGAAGGCTTGGTTTGCAAATTCATCGGCCAAGGCACCGTGTGGTGCCAGAGCCACAACGTCGGCAGCTTCGGCGCCGCCCTCGGCCCCAGCCTCAAGCCCCGTTAAGGCCATGGAAATTACCATCAATCGCGACGGACAAAACCACGGCCCCTATCCCGTGGAACAGGTACGCCAATTGCTGGCCGCCGGATCGCTCTTGCCCACGGACTTCGCCCACTATCCGGGGGCCACCGATTGGGTCCCCCTGAATCAAGTCCCCGGCGTAGCCGCTGAGGCCGCCCCGGCCGCCCCGGCTGCAACCAGTGCGGGGGAAACCTACACCCCCGCCGGCCCACACGAGCATGCATTTATCATCGAATGCAAACCGGACTATGCCTACCTCACCGTGCAAATTCCGGCCAACCAAACCCTGAAAGTCGAATCCTCCGCCATGGCCACCATGTCCACCAACATGGTGATGAAAACCAAAATGAAAGGCGGCCTCAATCGCTTTCTCGGCGGTGAAAGCATTTTCATCAATGAATTTACCGCCCAGAACGGCCCCGGCGAAATCGGCATCGCCCCCGGCAGCCC includes these proteins:
- a CDS encoding TIGR00266 family protein; protein product: MQSTIEGAPAFAYINVDLEPGETIIAESDAMSSMAADLDMDAKFNGGFFSGLAKAFLGGESLFVNHFTNNTPGVRRVSLVQGTPGNTREIDLNGQTLCLQPGAYIASTPEVKLGVKWAGFKSWFAKEGLFKLTVSGHGRVWYGAYGGLLEKQVDGEYIVDTSHLVAYEPQMQLKIQLAGGLFSSFAGGEGFVTRVEGKGKIVVQTRSLSGLADWVNPRI
- a CDS encoding TIGR00266 family protein; this encodes MHVDITHRPGNSAARVSLQPGETVTAEGGAMIAMSGNMNVQTTTHKRDQGSILGALKRLVTGESLFLNHFTAQGAPGEVFFGTALAGDMMQFEMGHGPAMLVQAGSYVASAPGVNMDMSWQGFGKALFSGESMFWIKLNGQGPVIINSFGAIYPIQVNGQYIVDTGHIVAFEESLNFEISKAGKSWLSSFLGGEGLVCKFIGQGTVWCQSHNVGSFGAALGPSLKPR